One genomic region from Magallana gigas chromosome 3, xbMagGiga1.1, whole genome shotgun sequence encodes:
- the LOC105321711 gene encoding protein hairy, translating into MEGSEKIPDVSSTASETRKNSKPVMEKKRRARINASLAELKSLLLDVMKSEGTRQNKMEKADILEMTVRHLRQLQRQQFSALNATDPVVINKYRLGFNECASEVSKYLSNTDGLNAEFRARLLNHLANVTMNVEPEENKDLSPKSSTMNRTNYNAPYPIKTNNLNVVHSNTGSPLKVKGNPVQISNSIATDGLQNFEKNNNTQKLENVVCTEQNVTSKVIHGVHTFPTQMSSGEVAFIIPAANMLQYGAIPNYVIPVIQPQGAIQIATSSSNIIQAQQTMPIAYSGTTSTPHSIVSSVVPNTSFITSTNNTMNLPVSLVSSENGAFVVQHREQSPQFTSLPVTTNHTQVTHVQNIDLSSNNNNKVNEGESPFRSRGIVPSIEPRNPPRELDKSDPMWRPW; encoded by the exons ATGGAGGGTTCAGAAAAAATCCCCGATGTGTCCTCCACAGCATCGGAAACCAGAAAA AACTCGAAACCTGTAATGGAAAAGAAAAGAAGAGCGAGAATAAATGCTAGTTTGGCGGAATTGAAATCCCTTTTATTGGATGTAATGAAATCTGAG ggcACTCGCCAAAATAAAATGGAGAAAGCTGATATATTGGAAATGACGGTTCGTCATCTACGGCAATTACAACGACAACAGTTTTCTG CATTAAATGCCACGGATCCTGTTGTGATTAATAAATATCGACTTGGCTTTAACGAGTGTGCTAGTGAAGTTAGCAAATACCTATCCAATACAGACGGATTAAATGCAGAATTTCGAGCCCGACTTTTAAATCATCTGGCAAATGTAACCATGAATGTAGAACCGGAAGAAAACAAGGATTTGTCACCAAAGTCTTCTACCATGAACAGAACTAATTACAATGCTCCTTACcctataaaaacaaacaatttaaacgTCGTTCATTCCAACACCGGAAGTCCTTTAAAGGTGAAAGGGAATCCTGTTCAAATCTCAAATAGTATAGCAACAGATGGTTTacaaaattttgagaaaaataacaatacacaGAAACTAGAAAATGTGGTCTGTACTGAACAAAATGTTACTTCAAAAGTAATCCATGGTGTTCACACTTTCCCAACACAGATGTCTTCTGGAGAAGTTGCATTCATTATTCCTGCAGCCAATATGTTGCAGTACGGAGCAATACCAAATTACGTCATCCCTGTAATACAGCCCCAGGGCGCCATTCAGATCGCCACCTCGTCCAGTAACATCATTCAAGCTCAGCAGACAATGCCGATCGCATACTCAGGGACTACATCTACGCCTCACAGCATCGTTTCTTCTGTGGTTCCAAATACAAGCTTCATAACATCCACAAACAACACTATGAACCTACCTGTTAGTTTAGTATCGTCTGAAAATGGAGCTTTTGTGGTACAACATCGCGAGCAATCTCCCCAATTCACGTCACTTCCTGTTACAACTAATCATACGCAAGTCACTCACGTGCAGAATATTGACTTGTCTTCAAACAATAATAACAAAGTGAATGAAGGGGAATCACCATTTAGATCCCGTGGAATAGTGCCTTCTATCGAACCTCGGAACCCACCACGAGAACTAGACAAATCAGACCCAATGTGGAGACCATGGTGA